Proteins encoded together in one Pseudomonadota bacterium window:
- a CDS encoding TonB-dependent receptor: protein MKLITKFESCALSLVVAASVAMSPSTVLSQEAEGADQIEEVVVTGTRKEGQSPTETLSPIDVFGGAELANQATFDMTESLAKISPSINTQRFPIADGTAFIRPVTLRNLSPDQTLVLVNGTRRHRSALVNLQLAPLGTVNQGAQAVDFSALPSGAIKRVEVLRDGASAQYGSDAIAGVINVILKDADEGVTVFAQTGEYYEGDGARTTIGANAGFSLGGKGFLNTTIEYSTADKTSRGVARPDAVQVAGVVGASLVPLNGLGQRWGDPDVETIKLFVNGAYELNDNVELYGNIGYSDNDTISDFFYRGPVLPPAEMFAARTTLQTDNDGDFLPDPAPQSLVDDIIAAGLTPSNYLTADVASPSGFVLLNPIHTMFPGGYNPNFGATIKDQSYVFGIRGESAGGLRWDIRGRIAESEVDYIISETINPSLGSLSPTSFRPGTLTQEETGINVDFVKTFDVDGLVSPLNVAFGAEFRDETYIIGAGDQASIEAGPTAAFFGVGSDGFQGFPVESSGSFDSESFAGYIDVEADFTDQFSAGAAIRFEDYDEFGSSTDFKISARLEVSDTVAIRSTFSTGFRAPTPGQVNTLNITTSADTAGNLIPSGVYPVSHPVAIVLGSQPLKPEESTSFTLGLVYLPSDNTSVTVDYYDINIEDRLALLNNTITAADVVLLTAAGIPNANLLDGSIANFFVNGFESDVSGLDLAITTDFELATGVLTADLRHNINDQDVSNVAPGSINASRVFDLENQVPENRTTLTLDYDTGGLFGGYVRFNRYGEWKTTGGLFSPGDASDVSSYGAEILVDIEARFSFQDNFTITIGGENIFDNAPDAEQDPVLQFLGVTGSLTSPFGFNGGFWYARISAAF, encoded by the coding sequence ATGAAACTAATTACAAAATTTGAATCTTGCGCATTATCGTTGGTCGTTGCCGCGTCCGTTGCAATGTCGCCCTCGACGGTGTTGTCCCAGGAAGCCGAAGGGGCCGATCAAATCGAGGAGGTTGTGGTTACCGGTACGCGCAAAGAAGGGCAATCGCCAACGGAAACCCTTTCGCCTATCGATGTGTTCGGTGGCGCGGAACTGGCCAATCAAGCCACCTTCGATATGACCGAAAGTCTGGCGAAAATTTCGCCATCGATCAATACCCAGCGCTTTCCGATCGCTGACGGCACTGCATTCATTCGCCCGGTGACCCTGCGCAATCTGTCGCCGGATCAAACCCTGGTGCTGGTCAACGGTACCCGGCGCCATCGCTCGGCACTGGTCAATCTGCAATTGGCCCCCCTGGGCACGGTAAACCAGGGTGCGCAGGCGGTGGATTTCTCCGCACTGCCTTCTGGTGCGATCAAGCGAGTTGAGGTTTTGCGCGATGGTGCGTCGGCACAGTATGGCTCCGATGCCATCGCCGGCGTGATTAACGTGATTTTGAAAGACGCTGACGAAGGCGTCACCGTTTTTGCACAAACGGGTGAATATTATGAGGGCGACGGTGCTCGCACGACCATTGGCGCCAACGCGGGCTTCAGCCTGGGTGGCAAAGGTTTTTTGAACACCACCATTGAATATTCGACGGCCGACAAAACCTCACGCGGTGTCGCTCGTCCCGATGCGGTGCAAGTGGCAGGGGTTGTCGGAGCTTCGCTGGTGCCGTTGAATGGTTTGGGTCAGCGTTGGGGTGACCCGGACGTGGAGACTATCAAGCTTTTTGTCAACGGTGCTTATGAACTCAATGACAATGTGGAACTGTACGGCAATATCGGCTATTCAGACAATGACACGATTTCCGATTTCTTCTATCGGGGTCCGGTGTTGCCGCCGGCAGAGATGTTTGCTGCACGCACGACCCTGCAAACCGATAACGATGGGGATTTTTTGCCCGATCCGGCGCCGCAATCGCTGGTCGACGACATTATTGCCGCCGGTCTGACCCCGTCCAATTACTTGACGGCCGATGTGGCCAGCCCCAGCGGTTTCGTGCTGCTCAATCCGATCCACACCATGTTCCCGGGTGGCTACAACCCGAATTTCGGGGCGACTATCAAGGACCAGTCCTATGTATTCGGTATCCGCGGCGAGTCCGCCGGTGGTCTGAGGTGGGATATCCGCGGGCGCATTGCGGAAAGCGAAGTGGATTACATCATCTCCGAGACCATCAACCCGAGCCTGGGTTCGCTGTCGCCGACCAGCTTCCGTCCCGGGACGCTGACCCAGGAAGAGACCGGCATCAACGTCGATTTTGTGAAAACATTCGATGTCGATGGCCTGGTGTCACCGCTGAACGTGGCCTTTGGCGCTGAGTTTCGCGACGAAACCTACATCATCGGCGCGGGCGACCAGGCTTCGATAGAAGCGGGGCCGACAGCGGCGTTCTTTGGCGTCGGATCGGACGGCTTCCAGGGATTCCCGGTCGAATCTTCCGGCAGCTTCGACAGCGAGAGTTTCGCAGGCTATATCGATGTGGAGGCGGACTTCACCGATCAATTCTCGGCTGGCGCGGCAATTCGTTTTGAGGATTACGACGAGTTTGGTTCCTCTACCGATTTTAAAATATCCGCAAGGCTGGAGGTGAGCGATACCGTGGCGATTCGTTCGACTTTCAGCACCGGGTTCCGCGCGCCCACCCCGGGCCAGGTGAACACGCTCAACATCACCACCAGCGCCGATACCGCCGGTAACCTGATTCCCAGCGGCGTCTACCCGGTCAGTCATCCGGTTGCCATCGTCCTGGGGTCTCAGCCGCTGAAGCCGGAAGAATCCACCAGCTTCACGCTGGGCCTGGTGTATTTGCCATCGGACAACACCAGCGTGACGGTCGATTATTACGATATCAACATCGAAGACCGGCTGGCGTTGCTCAATAACACCATTACTGCGGCTGATGTGGTGTTGTTGACAGCCGCGGGCATACCCAACGCGAACCTGCTCGATGGCAGCATTGCCAACTTTTTTGTCAATGGCTTCGAGTCCGATGTCAGCGGTTTGGATCTCGCGATCACGACCGATTTCGAACTGGCAACCGGTGTGTTGACCGCGGATTTGCGGCACAACATCAACGACCAGGATGTCAGTAATGTTGCGCCGGGTTCGATCAATGCCTCACGGGTATTCGACCTGGAAAACCAGGTGCCGGAAAACAGGACGACGTTGACGCTCGATTACGACACCGGCGGGTTGTTCGGTGGTTACGTGCGCTTCAACCGTTATGGCGAATGGAAAACCACCGGCGGTCTGTTCAGCCCGGGCGATGCCTCCGATGTTTCGTCTTACGGTGCTGAAATTCTGGTCGATATCGAAGCGAGATTTTCGTTCCAGGATAACTTCACCATTACCATCGGTGGGGAAAACATCTTCGATAACGCACCGGATGCCGAGCAAGACCCGGTCTTGCAATTTCTGGGTGTGACGGGATCGCTGACCTCACCATTTGGTTTCAATGGCGGTTTCTGGTACGCGAGAATTTCGGCTGCTTTCTGA
- the kdsB gene encoding 3-deoxy-manno-octulosonate cytidylyltransferase: MKFSVIIPARFASQRLPGKPLLDIGGKPMIWHTWQRAIESGADRVVIATDDPRIEQAATGFGAEVIMTGAQHRSGTDRVAEAAAQMGLGDDEIIVNLQGDEPMMPPGLIRQAAETLLHQPDAQLATLATAVHSVSEFLDTNVVKLVIDETGRALYFSRAPIPWQRDGAGGDLLSQQCHGQALRHLGIYAYRGAALQSLAQTPATPMEDAERLEQLRALWINMRIQVAIAAEPMGPGVDSAEDLDRARSLLAARR, encoded by the coding sequence ATGAAGTTTTCCGTCATCATTCCCGCACGCTTTGCCTCCCAGCGGCTGCCCGGCAAGCCATTGCTGGATATCGGCGGCAAGCCGATGATCTGGCATACCTGGCAGCGCGCCATCGAAAGCGGGGCGGACCGGGTGGTGATTGCGACCGATGACCCCCGTATAGAGCAGGCGGCGACCGGTTTCGGCGCGGAGGTCATCATGACCGGTGCGCAACACCGCTCTGGAACCGACCGGGTTGCAGAAGCAGCGGCGCAGATGGGTCTGGGCGACGACGAGATCATCGTCAATCTGCAAGGCGACGAACCCATGATGCCGCCGGGGCTTATACGCCAGGCGGCAGAAACTCTTTTGCACCAGCCGGACGCGCAGCTCGCCACGCTGGCGACAGCGGTGCATTCTGTCAGCGAATTCCTGGATACCAATGTCGTCAAGCTGGTCATCGATGAAACGGGACGCGCATTGTATTTTTCCCGTGCGCCGATACCCTGGCAACGAGACGGGGCCGGCGGTGACCTGCTGTCGCAACAATGCCACGGGCAGGCGCTGCGCCATCTAGGTATATACGCCTACCGCGGAGCGGCCCTGCAATCCCTGGCGCAAACGCCGGCGACCCCGATGGAAGACGCGGAGCGTCTTGAACAACTAAGGGCGCTGTGGATCAATATGCGTATCCAGGTCGCGATTGCCGCAGAGCCGATGGGGCCCGGTGTGGATAGCGCCGAGGATCTGGACAGGGCGCGCTCACTGCTCGCAGCGCGGCGTTGA
- a CDS encoding Trm112 family protein — protein MDKKLLDIIACPLCKGPVEYRAEPEALICKFDRLAFPIRDEIPVMLEEEAQPLESADPPA, from the coding sequence ATGGATAAGAAACTGCTCGATATCATTGCCTGCCCGCTGTGCAAAGGGCCGGTCGAGTACCGGGCCGAGCCCGAAGCGCTGATCTGCAAGTTCGACCGTCTCGCCTTTCCGATTCGCGACGAGATACCCGTAATGCTGGAAGAAGAAGCGCAGCCATTGGAATCCGCAGACCCGCCTGCATGA
- a CDS encoding tetraacyldisaccharide 4'-kinase, whose product MHRWLNGIWYSDRNIGWLLLLPFSGLYTLLSWLHRSLWRAGILRPEPLSVPLIVVGNLTAGGTGKTPLVMWLAACLQAMGTRPGIISRGYGGRVGKGPVRVSPDMEPDYCGDEPAMMVRRLGCPVVVGSDRVAAAKELIGLGCDVLIADDGLQHHRLVRDFEILVIDGRRGFGNGSRLPAGPLRESPKRARSVDCVVVNGSGEGPGYDGPVYRMKLVGDKFHRLDDSEKIDLDAWSGPVHAVAGIGNPNRFFAGLEQAGLTIERHAFADHFSYRQKDLVFAGDFAIVMTEKDAVKCRGFELGNAWYLPVRTQFSEDGEEKIRKQLNEMLRSHQTPAGE is encoded by the coding sequence ATGCACCGATGGCTTAACGGGATCTGGTATTCCGACAGGAACATCGGCTGGCTGTTGTTGCTGCCATTCAGCGGACTTTACACATTGTTGTCCTGGCTGCATCGCTCTCTCTGGCGCGCAGGTATCCTGCGACCGGAACCGCTGTCGGTGCCGCTTATCGTGGTCGGCAACTTGACAGCCGGCGGGACCGGCAAGACCCCGCTGGTCATGTGGCTGGCCGCTTGCCTGCAGGCAATGGGTACGCGGCCGGGTATCATCAGTCGCGGTTATGGCGGACGGGTTGGCAAAGGGCCTGTTCGAGTCAGCCCTGACATGGAGCCGGATTATTGCGGCGATGAGCCGGCGATGATGGTGCGCCGGCTCGGTTGCCCGGTCGTCGTGGGCAGCGACCGGGTTGCCGCGGCGAAAGAGCTGATCGGTCTTGGCTGTGACGTATTGATTGCCGACGATGGCTTGCAACACCATCGCCTGGTCCGCGATTTCGAAATCCTGGTCATCGATGGCCGGCGCGGATTCGGTAATGGCAGCCGGCTGCCCGCCGGTCCGCTGCGCGAATCGCCAAAACGCGCTCGTAGCGTTGATTGCGTAGTGGTAAACGGGTCAGGCGAAGGGCCTGGCTACGATGGCCCGGTTTACCGGATGAAGCTGGTTGGCGACAAATTTCACCGGCTTGATGATTCGGAAAAAATCGACCTGGATGCCTGGTCGGGACCGGTTCACGCCGTCGCCGGTATCGGTAATCCGAACCGGTTTTTTGCAGGCCTGGAGCAGGCCGGTTTGACGATCGAGCGCCATGCTTTTGCCGATCACTTCAGCTATCGTCAAAAGGATTTGGTATTTGCCGGGGACTTTGCCATCGTAATGACCGAAAAAGATGCCGTGAAGTGTCGCGGGTTTGAACTCGGCAACGCCTGGTACCTGCCGGTACGCACGCAATTTTCAGAGGATGGGGAAGAAAAAATACGCAAGCAGCTCAACGAAATGCTTCGCTCGCATCAAACACCTGCCGGAGAATGA
- the msbA gene encoding lipid A export permease/ATP-binding protein MsbA encodes MQQNTLGSGGWAVYKRLFSYAAGYWPMFILAGIGMVAYALSEAAFAALMKPLLDGGFVERDSAVIRWLPWAIVAIFMIRGFAGFASGYCLGWIGRQAIKNLRQQLFVHYLNMPTAYYDQSASGVLLSKITFNIEQIANSTTDVVKTLVQDTLTILALLGLMFYYNPFLTLFMVVIAPLIAVLMRYLSHKFRSYSSRIQNSMGEVTRVADEAVDGHRVIKVFNGQEYERDRFEVANEYNRRMNMKLITARTGSMPVVQLLAACGIAGVVYVAISDILSEPIEVGTFVSFLGAVLLLMAPLKRLTNINAPLQQGIAAGQSIFEVLDQPVEDCGGDVPLGKARGELEFVEVTFRYPSSREKVLDRLSLTISAGETLAIVGRSGSGKSTLVSLLPRFYDPDDGSVRLDGFDIRDYALSDLRAQISLVSQDVVLFNDTIANNIAYGALGVASEGQIRQAAAAAHVMEFVDDMPAGLDTMVGDKGVLLSGGQRQRIAIARALLRNAPVLLLDEATSALDTESERKIQQALDQLMHDRTTLVIAHRLSTVENADRILVLDKGRIVEIGSHQELLAREGHYAALYQMQFHEV; translated from the coding sequence ATGCAGCAAAATACCCTGGGCAGCGGGGGTTGGGCGGTCTACAAGCGGCTGTTTTCCTACGCGGCGGGTTATTGGCCGATGTTTATTCTGGCCGGCATCGGCATGGTGGCGTACGCGCTCTCCGAAGCGGCTTTCGCCGCGCTGATGAAACCCTTGCTCGATGGCGGCTTTGTCGAGCGTGACTCCGCGGTCATCCGCTGGTTGCCCTGGGCGATCGTCGCGATTTTCATGATCCGTGGCTTTGCCGGTTTTGCCTCGGGTTACTGCCTGGGCTGGATAGGGCGCCAGGCCATCAAGAATCTGCGTCAGCAATTGTTTGTTCATTACCTGAACATGCCAACTGCCTATTACGATCAGAGTGCGTCCGGCGTGTTGCTGTCAAAAATCACTTTCAACATCGAGCAGATCGCGAATTCAACGACCGATGTCGTCAAGACGCTGGTCCAGGACACGCTGACCATCCTGGCCCTGCTTGGACTGATGTTTTATTACAACCCTTTCCTGACCCTGTTCATGGTGGTTATCGCCCCGCTGATAGCTGTCCTGATGCGCTATTTGAGTCACAAGTTCAGGTCCTACAGCAGCCGCATACAAAATTCCATGGGGGAGGTCACCCGGGTTGCAGACGAGGCCGTGGACGGACATCGAGTCATCAAAGTATTCAATGGCCAGGAATACGAGCGCGACCGGTTCGAAGTGGCTAACGAGTACAACCGGCGGATGAACATGAAACTGATTACCGCCCGCACCGGTAGCATGCCGGTCGTCCAGCTTCTCGCGGCGTGCGGGATCGCGGGGGTGGTCTATGTTGCGATTTCCGATATCCTGAGCGAGCCGATCGAGGTTGGCACCTTTGTCTCGTTTCTCGGTGCTGTCCTGTTGTTGATGGCGCCGCTGAAACGGCTGACCAATATCAACGCGCCCTTGCAACAGGGTATTGCGGCCGGGCAGAGCATATTCGAGGTCCTGGACCAGCCGGTGGAGGATTGCGGTGGCGATGTGCCGCTGGGGAAAGCCCGTGGGGAGCTGGAGTTCGTCGAGGTCACGTTCAGATACCCATCGAGCCGGGAGAAGGTCCTCGATCGGTTGTCGCTGACCATCAGCGCCGGCGAAACGCTGGCCATAGTGGGCAGATCAGGCAGCGGGAAATCGACCCTGGTCAGCCTATTGCCGCGTTTCTACGATCCCGATGATGGCAGCGTCAGGCTGGATGGTTTCGATATTCGCGACTACGCGTTGTCGGATTTGCGCGCCCAGATCAGCCTGGTCAGCCAGGATGTGGTGTTGTTCAACGACACCATCGCAAACAATATTGCCTATGGCGCGCTTGGCGTTGCCAGTGAGGGGCAGATACGCCAGGCGGCCGCGGCCGCGCATGTGATGGAGTTTGTCGACGACATGCCGGCTGGCCTCGATACCATGGTCGGCGACAAGGGCGTGTTGTTGTCGGGCGGCCAGCGGCAGAGAATTGCGATCGCGCGCGCCTTGTTGCGCAACGCACCCGTGTTGCTCCTGGATGAGGCGACCTCGGCGCTGGACACGGAGTCGGAAAGAAAAATTCAACAAGCGCTGGACCAGCTCATGCACGACAGGACCACGCTGGTTATTGCGCACCGGCTGTCAACCGTTGAAAACGCCGATCGCATCCTGGTGCTGGACAAGGGGCGGATCGTGGAAATCGGCAGTCACCAGGAGTTGCTGGCCCGGGAAGGGCACTATGCGGCGCTATACCAGATGCAGTTCCACGAGGTTTGA
- a CDS encoding biopolymer transporter ExbD: MNLRRQLTDEPEVNLTSLIDVVLLLLVFFMVSTSFVRQAQLKVRLPAASSEVEPAQMIPLLEIIITADGDFWVNDRQLINNDPKTLRIALAEIAGKDRELPVTIRADARATHQDVVTAMDVIARLGFSQVNIATSNEQEP, from the coding sequence GTGAACCTTCGACGGCAGCTGACCGATGAGCCCGAGGTCAACCTGACATCGCTGATCGATGTGGTGCTGTTGTTGCTGGTGTTTTTTATGGTTTCCACAAGTTTCGTGCGCCAGGCACAGTTGAAGGTGCGTTTGCCGGCAGCGAGCAGCGAAGTCGAACCGGCCCAGATGATACCGTTGCTGGAAATTATCATTACCGCGGATGGCGATTTTTGGGTGAACGACCGGCAACTGATCAACAACGACCCGAAGACGCTGCGCATTGCGTTGGCCGAAATCGCGGGCAAAGACCGAGAACTGCCGGTGACGATCAGGGCCGATGCCCGTGCTACCCATCAGGATGTCGTTACTGCGATGGACGTGATCGCACGCTTGGGATTCAGCCAGGTCAACATCGCCACGAGTAACGAGCAGGAACCATAG
- a CDS encoding MotA/TolQ/ExbB proton channel family protein, giving the protein MFEIVKSGGLLMIPILGCSVVAAAIIIERLWTLQQKRVLPDNLSRTVWKWVDKKQLNEKNIKALDESSPLGAILAAGLMNRDRDRIVMKERIEDIGRHVIHDLERFLNSLGTIAAITPLLGLLGTVIGMIKVFAAITTHGVGDPSVLAQGISEALITTGAGLSVAIPALIGYRYLSSRVDSLVIQMEKEAMRLVDTLEGNHK; this is encoded by the coding sequence ATGTTTGAAATCGTGAAGTCGGGCGGGTTGCTGATGATCCCGATACTGGGTTGTTCGGTAGTCGCCGCCGCCATCATCATTGAGCGTTTGTGGACGTTGCAGCAGAAAAGAGTGTTGCCGGACAATCTTTCCCGCACGGTCTGGAAATGGGTCGACAAGAAACAGCTCAACGAAAAAAACATCAAGGCGCTTGACGAAAGTTCGCCACTGGGAGCGATATTGGCTGCCGGCTTGATGAACAGGGATCGTGATCGCATAGTGATGAAGGAGCGTATCGAAGATATCGGACGGCATGTCATCCATGATCTCGAGCGCTTCCTCAATTCGCTGGGAACCATTGCCGCGATCACGCCATTGCTCGGCTTGCTCGGTACCGTTATCGGTATGATCAAGGTATTCGCCGCGATCACCACGCATGGGGTCGGTGATCCATCCGTGCTTGCACAGGGCATTTCCGAGGCGCTGATCACGACCGGCGCCGGCCTGTCGGTCGCCATACCGGCGCTGATCGGTTACCGCTACCTGAGCAGCCGGGTCGATAGCCTCGTCATCCAGATGGAAAAAGAGGCGATGCGGTTGGTTGACACGCTGGAAGGTAACCACAAGTGA
- a CDS encoding DNA internalization-related competence protein ComEC/Rec2: MTVLLVAFSLLAGNLLGLMVLWPGSAVFPLLSGLLVGVWVFQRQAVFVFALGFALAIAAVDQRLDDRLAPSTDRGTTVVTGVVDSMPMKLPGAYRFEFRPLSAARKVPERLVVSWYRSEFAPAPGEIWQLGLRLRPPRGGVNPGGFDYEGWLFRKNIGATAYVDNKADNRKLADDGSASSRWLAFRFRLAHKLKQYPVAAEWHGLVNGLALGDRRDISERQWQVLRATGTVHLMAISGLHIGIAAAVGGFGGAALWMLIPMLSRRLARRDMSLMTGFAIAVVYALLAGLSLPTQRALIMLLSIGLSLWWRRSTSVGQGMALALIVILLLDPLAAIEPGFWLSFGAVASLLLVLSGRASKTAWWRGLLRAQAAVFVGLLPVGLAVFALSAPAGLVANLVFIPLFTVCLVPLILLSVAAALAGLDSLAAVVLKLVGEIFAFSWPWLEWLAANIPPLTFPASQPQFLLLAALGTVYLLAPGWPGRWLGLFMLLPILLPVTERLPAGAARIVFLDVGQGLSVIVETSSHLLVYDPGPRYGSGADAGSRTVIPYLVSRGQRTVDLIMVSHGDADHSGGLDSLRDAYPEARILAGGGDRRPAATEPCMLGQRWQWDGVDFQVLHPDSPAWQGNDASCVLLIRTAAGSALLAGDIQAPAEKYLLDMVGRTDVVLVTHHGSSGSSTAAWVSALCAKLAVVSSGYRNRWGFPKPDVVSRWRNAGAEVLDTGHSGAISLLLPAAGSFLRIRRARADSLPVWRIAEEELYPADRGNAGIEVSGSASGAVSCREFEPS, from the coding sequence TTGACAGTGCTGCTGGTCGCATTTTCCTTACTGGCCGGCAACCTGCTCGGCCTGATGGTGCTTTGGCCTGGGTCCGCGGTTTTCCCGTTGCTGTCCGGGTTGCTCGTTGGTGTCTGGGTTTTTCAGCGCCAGGCCGTTTTCGTTTTTGCGCTGGGATTCGCGTTGGCAATTGCGGCGGTCGACCAGCGGCTGGACGACCGCCTGGCCCCCTCCACGGACCGCGGGACCACGGTGGTCACCGGCGTGGTTGACAGCATGCCGATGAAGCTGCCCGGCGCATATCGCTTCGAATTCCGGCCTTTGTCCGCGGCCCGGAAAGTACCGGAGCGCCTGGTGGTGTCCTGGTATCGAAGCGAGTTCGCGCCGGCGCCGGGCGAGATCTGGCAGTTGGGGTTGCGCCTGCGACCGCCAAGAGGCGGCGTCAATCCCGGCGGGTTCGACTATGAAGGGTGGCTATTCAGAAAAAATATCGGCGCGACCGCCTATGTCGACAACAAGGCGGACAACCGCAAGCTGGCGGATGACGGTAGTGCGTCCAGCCGTTGGCTGGCGTTCAGGTTCCGGCTCGCGCATAAATTGAAACAGTACCCGGTGGCAGCGGAATGGCACGGACTGGTCAATGGGCTTGCGCTCGGGGACCGGCGCGACATCAGTGAACGCCAATGGCAGGTGTTGCGAGCCACCGGCACCGTGCACCTGATGGCGATTTCCGGTCTGCATATCGGTATCGCGGCCGCGGTCGGCGGCTTCGGCGGCGCGGCTTTGTGGATGCTGATACCGATGCTGAGCCGGCGGCTTGCCCGCCGCGACATGAGCTTGATGACAGGGTTCGCAATTGCTGTGGTTTATGCGTTGCTGGCCGGCTTGAGCCTGCCGACCCAGCGCGCATTGATCATGCTGCTATCGATCGGGCTATCCTTGTGGTGGCGACGCTCGACGAGCGTGGGGCAGGGCATGGCGCTCGCCCTGATCGTTATTCTGCTGCTCGATCCGCTGGCCGCGATCGAGCCGGGGTTCTGGCTTTCTTTCGGTGCCGTTGCCAGTTTGTTGCTGGTGTTGTCGGGCCGCGCGTCAAAAACGGCCTGGTGGCGTGGCTTGCTGCGGGCTCAGGCCGCGGTGTTTGTCGGGCTGCTGCCGGTGGGCCTGGCTGTTTTCGCTTTGTCGGCGCCGGCGGGGCTCGTTGCCAACTTGGTATTCATACCGTTGTTCACGGTTTGCCTGGTCCCGCTGATCCTGCTTTCGGTTGCCGCCGCGCTCGCCGGTCTCGACAGTCTGGCGGCAGTCGTGCTGAAACTCGTCGGTGAAATTTTTGCGTTTTCCTGGCCATGGCTGGAATGGCTGGCGGCCAACATTCCACCGCTGACATTTCCTGCCAGCCAGCCCCAGTTTTTGCTGTTGGCGGCGCTGGGAACGGTTTACCTGCTGGCGCCGGGCTGGCCGGGCCGTTGGCTGGGGTTGTTCATGCTTTTACCGATCTTGCTGCCGGTGACAGAAAGGCTGCCGGCGGGCGCTGCCCGGATCGTGTTTCTCGATGTCGGCCAGGGACTGTCGGTCATCGTCGAGACGTCGAGCCATCTGCTGGTTTACGACCCGGGGCCGCGTTATGGATCCGGCGCCGATGCCGGAAGCCGGACGGTCATCCCGTACCTGGTCAGCCGCGGGCAGCGCACGGTGGACCTGATCATGGTCAGTCATGGCGATGCCGATCACAGCGGCGGGCTCGACTCGTTGCGAGACGCGTACCCCGAGGCGCGGATCCTGGCCGGTGGCGGCGACCGGCGACCGGCCGCGACCGAGCCGTGCATGCTCGGCCAACGCTGGCAATGGGACGGTGTCGATTTTCAGGTCCTCCACCCGGATAGCCCAGCCTGGCAAGGCAATGATGCATCCTGTGTGCTGCTGATACGCACCGCCGCTGGCAGCGCATTGCTCGCCGGAGACATACAGGCGCCAGCCGAAAAATACCTGCTGGACATGGTCGGGCGGACCGATGTGGTGCTGGTAACCCACCACGGCAGTTCAGGCTCATCCACCGCGGCCTGGGTGTCTGCCCTGTGTGCAAAGCTGGCTGTGGTTTCGAGCGGTTATCGTAATCGTTGGGGGTTTCCAAAACCGGATGTAGTCAGCCGCTGGCGCAACGCGGGGGCCGAGGTGCTGGACACCGGCCATTCCGGAGCGATCAGCCTGCTCCTGCCAGCAGCCGGCAGTTTTCTGCGCATACGCAGAGCGCGCGCAGACAGCCTGCCGGTGTGGCGAATCGCAGAAGAGGAATTGTACCCGGCCGACCGTGGCAACGCGGGTATCGAGGTTTCCGGCTCCGCTTCGGGTGCGGTATCATGCCGCGAATTCGAGCCAAGCTGA
- a CDS encoding DUF2062 domain-containing protein gives MPRRFFKRISPKYKDIKEAWYLRPFQALIHDPALWATHRKAVVPAVALGIFVAFIPLPIHPLLTAGGAILMRVNLPIALVVVWINNPLTIAPIYYSGYVLGSFLLGQPPPATTDWQVLIAEGLWPMLAGLLCLGSLLALLSYFGLNAFWRWSMASRLKRRRKAT, from the coding sequence ATGCCACGCCGGTTTTTCAAACGAATTTCACCGAAATACAAAGACATCAAGGAAGCGTGGTACCTGCGCCCTTTCCAGGCACTGATCCATGACCCGGCGCTTTGGGCCACCCATCGAAAGGCCGTGGTCCCGGCGGTGGCGCTGGGCATTTTCGTGGCGTTCATTCCTCTGCCCATACACCCGCTGCTCACGGCTGGCGGCGCCATTTTGATGCGGGTGAACCTGCCGATCGCCCTGGTTGTAGTCTGGATCAATAACCCGCTGACGATCGCGCCGATATACTATTCTGGTTATGTGCTGGGGTCGTTTTTGCTTGGCCAGCCGCCGCCGGCAACCACGGACTGGCAGGTCCTGATTGCTGAAGGCCTGTGGCCAATGTTGGCCGGCCTGCTGTGCCTGGGGTCGCTGCTGGCGTTGCTGAGCTATTTTGGCCTGAACGCGTTCTGGCGCTGGTCGATGGCCTCGCGTTTGAAACGGCGCCGCAAAGCAACCTGA